A genomic stretch from Anaerococcus mediterraneensis includes:
- a CDS encoding 4Fe-4S dicluster domain-containing protein — MKESYIDILNIRRMAFEAIAKIAYENRPLTDIGLEVYKILPGEEASYRENIFRERAVMGERLRMCIGLDARTADKTEAITEGLADMDADRRIYHPPLVSVIKIACEACPENKVTVTDQCHACIGHPCVNVCPKNAVEYTAKGAIIDQEKCIKCGKCVEACPYNAINHQKRPCAESCGVKAIKSDELGRASIDEDKCVACGRCIITCPFGAISDKSEIYQLIKSLQSERKVYAVVAPSFVGQFGAHVSPKQIREAIKLLGFDDVIEVGLGADLTTLNEAHEFLELVPTGEIPFMGTSCCFSWKSMVRKNFPEINDKISESSTPMIYSGKQMKKLDPNCEVVFIGPCISKKLEALEPEVAEVIDFVITYEELLGMLLAKGIEPSEIEVEEDFMDASATGRYYAVSGGVAQAVEKRIHEIDPDIKVEIEKAEGLHDCVKLARMAKLGKMNGKLIEGMACMGGCVGGPGTVVDDKKSGKAVLQFSKESIFKSPADNTKIPAADKPDDSKLQK; from the coding sequence ATGAAAGAATCGTACATAGATATTTTAAATATTAGGAGAATGGCCTTTGAGGCGATTGCAAAAATTGCCTATGAAAATAGGCCGCTAACAGATATAGGATTAGAAGTTTATAAGATCCTTCCTGGAGAAGAAGCATCCTATAGAGAAAATATATTTAGAGAAAGAGCTGTAATGGGCGAGAGGCTTAGGATGTGTATAGGTCTTGACGCAAGAACAGCTGACAAAACCGAAGCCATTACAGAAGGTCTTGCTGATATGGATGCTGATAGGAGAATCTACCATCCACCATTAGTATCAGTTATAAAAATTGCCTGTGAGGCTTGCCCAGAAAACAAGGTAACAGTCACAGACCAATGTCACGCTTGTATAGGCCACCCATGCGTCAATGTCTGCCCAAAAAACGCAGTAGAATACACAGCCAAGGGTGCTATAATTGATCAAGAAAAATGTATCAAATGCGGCAAGTGCGTTGAGGCTTGCCCATACAATGCTATAAATCATCAAAAAAGACCTTGTGCCGAATCTTGTGGTGTAAAGGCGATTAAATCAGATGAACTAGGTCGTGCATCAATAGATGAAGATAAGTGTGTAGCTTGTGGTAGGTGTATAATAACCTGTCCATTTGGAGCTATATCTGATAAGAGCGAGATCTATCAGCTAATAAAATCTCTCCAATCAGAAAGAAAAGTTTATGCAGTTGTGGCCCCATCCTTTGTTGGACAATTTGGAGCCCATGTATCACCAAAACAAATCAGAGAAGCTATCAAGCTTTTAGGTTTTGATGATGTTATAGAAGTAGGTCTAGGGGCTGACCTTACAACCCTAAACGAAGCCCACGAGTTTTTAGAGCTTGTACCAACAGGCGAAATTCCATTTATGGGTACATCTTGCTGTTTCTCATGGAAGTCTATGGTTAGAAAAAATTTCCCAGAGATAAATGACAAGATCTCAGAATCATCTACACCTATGATTTATTCTGGCAAGCAGATGAAAAAACTAGATCCAAACTGCGAGGTTGTATTTATAGGACCATGTATATCCAAAAAACTTGAGGCTCTAGAGCCAGAAGTAGCAGAGGTTATAGACTTTGTTATAACCTACGAAGAGCTTTTGGGTATGCTTTTAGCAAAGGGCATAGAGCCATCAGAAATAGAAGTAGAAGAAGACTTCATGGATGCATCTGCAACAGGTAGGTACTACGCAGTAAGCGGTGGAGTTGCCCAAGCTGTAGAAAAAAGAATCCATGAAATAGATCCAGACATAAAAGTAGAAATCGAAAAGGCAGAAGGCCTACATGATTGTGTAAAACTAGCCAGAATGGCCAAGCTTGGCAAGATGAATGGCAAGCTAATCGAGGGTATGGCCTGCATGGGTGGCTGCGTTGGTGGACCAGGTACAGTTGTCGATGACAAAAAATCTGGCAAAGCTGTATTGCAATTTTCTAAAGAATCAATATTCAAATCACCAGCTGACAATACAAAAATCCCAGCAGCAGACAAACCAGACGATAGCAAATTGCAAAAATAA
- a CDS encoding cell wall metabolism sensor histidine kinase WalK: MNKLTKKSLIISITIASIFAMVFSLYTKIYMPTLILYLVFFLLLLANNIYIDKKLDEYSKSVSKFDRFYDFDGMAEDFEDAGKIYRKLLRKNVSLEKNISLLKRQIKEIKNIASNMEEGFIVFDGKGSVELINDSAKSYLLKDESTNLDNLIDDKDYKLAVKEAKILSKSKSLSLDLNGYHLKVFIDPISENASLGFVVIVIDYSESRKAELMRKEFSSNVSHELKSPLTSINGYAELIATGIAKEDDIEKFAKIIYEEGNRLLDMIDDIIRISKLDDKGQTIEKTYVDVKEEMDKIIEKFKRKSDQKSIKVENNLASFRVYTSRSLFTDLLTNIYENAIKYNVENGDIIISSLLLEKSLRIFIKDTGVGISGPDQKRVFERFYVADKARDRNVKSTGLGLSIAKHIADFLDMDIKLESKLGQGSTFIIDIKIDDKPDLY; this comes from the coding sequence ATGAATAAATTAACTAAAAAATCATTGATAATCTCAATAACCATAGCTAGTATTTTTGCTATGGTTTTTTCTCTATATACAAAAATATATATGCCGACACTAATTTTGTACTTGGTTTTTTTTCTACTACTTTTGGCAAATAATATATATATTGACAAAAAATTAGACGAATATAGCAAAAGCGTATCAAAATTTGACAGATTTTATGATTTTGATGGCATGGCCGAAGATTTTGAAGACGCTGGCAAGATCTATAGAAAACTTTTGAGAAAAAATGTCAGCCTAGAAAAAAATATTTCCCTCCTAAAAAGACAAATCAAGGAGATAAAAAATATAGCCTCCAATATGGAGGAGGGTTTTATAGTCTTTGATGGCAAAGGATCAGTAGAGCTTATAAATGATTCTGCAAAATCCTATTTATTGAAAGATGAGTCTACAAATCTTGATAATCTAATAGATGACAAAGATTACAAACTCGCTGTTAAAGAGGCCAAGATCCTATCAAAATCAAAAAGCCTATCCCTAGACCTAAATGGCTACCACCTAAAGGTTTTTATAGATCCTATAAGTGAAAATGCAAGCCTGGGTTTTGTTGTTATAGTCATAGACTACTCGGAAAGTAGAAAAGCAGAGCTTATGAGAAAAGAATTTTCATCCAATGTCAGCCATGAGCTAAAAAGTCCTTTGACTTCTATAAATGGCTATGCAGAGCTCATAGCCACAGGGATTGCCAAAGAAGATGATATAGAAAAATTTGCCAAAATCATATATGAAGAGGGCAACAGGCTCCTAGATATGATTGACGATATCATAAGGATTTCAAAGCTTGATGACAAGGGCCAGACTATAGAAAAAACCTATGTAGATGTAAAAGAAGAGATGGATAAAATAATAGAAAAGTTTAAAAGAAAGTCTGACCAAAAATCTATAAAAGTAGAAAATAACTTAGCTTCTTTTAGGGTCTATACCTCTAGGTCACTTTTTACAGATTTGTTGACAAATATCTATGAGAATGCTATAAAATATAATGTAGAAAATGGAGATATAATCATTTCTTCTCTTCTCTTAGAAAAATCTCTTAGGATATTTATAAAGGATACAGGTGTTGGTATAAGCGGACCTGACCAAAAGAGAGTTTTTGAAAGATTTTATGTGGCGGACAAAGCTAGGGATAGAAATGTAAAATCAACAGGCCTTGGCCTATCTATAGCTAAGCACATAGCAGACTTTTTGGATATGGATATAAAATTAGAAAGCAAACTAGGTCAGGGTTCAACCTTTATTATAGATATTAAAATCGACGATAAGCCAGACCTATATTGA